One Edaphobacter flagellatus genomic region harbors:
- a CDS encoding TMEM175 family protein: protein MQQKRFPTTRLEAFSDGVLAVIITIMVLELKVPHEAGIPGLLSIAPMLFIYLLSFTFIAIYWVNHHQLIGRVEQCGHWALYANLAFLFASSLLPFFTAYVIENDMNSFSVALYAASMIVTGITFFLLRLAIQSLLKETGDLSQEDTATQRKHLASLVLYIAAIPLAHVHPRIALGVISLVTIIWIVPTAFAAPCPDKTPR, encoded by the coding sequence ATGCAGCAAAAACGATTCCCCACGACGCGACTCGAGGCCTTCTCCGACGGCGTGCTTGCCGTCATTATCACCATCATGGTGCTTGAGCTGAAAGTGCCACACGAGGCTGGCATTCCCGGTCTTCTTTCAATTGCACCGATGTTGTTTATCTACCTGCTGTCGTTCACATTTATTGCAATCTACTGGGTGAATCATCACCAGCTCATTGGCCGGGTCGAGCAGTGTGGTCACTGGGCGCTCTACGCCAACCTGGCGTTTCTTTTCGCGTCCTCACTGCTTCCCTTCTTCACCGCTTATGTGATCGAGAACGATATGAACTCGTTTTCCGTCGCCCTGTATGCGGCGTCGATGATCGTCACGGGCATTACCTTTTTTCTGCTCCGTCTCGCTATTCAGAGCCTGTTAAAAGAAACCGGCGATCTGAGCCAGGAAGATACGGCTACGCAGCGCAAGCACCTCGCGAGCCTGGTCTTGTATATCGCGGCGATTCCGCTGGCACACGTTCATCCGCGCATCGCTCTGGGCGTAATCTCGCTTGTAACCATCATTTGGATTGTGCCGACTGCATTCGCTGCGCCATGTCCCGACAAAACACCCCGCTAA
- the frr gene encoding ribosome recycling factor has product MASAMAGIAALKGTHQELKSRMEKSVEDFRAHLASARTGRANVHMLDQVKVDYYGTETPVAQLGQVSTPEPTMILVQPYDKAMVSAIEKAIRTSGTGLNPMSDGTVVRVPVPPMTEERRKEVVKQLQKTLEDHKTAIRNIRRDGNDQIKKAAKDKLISADDEKRASEEVQQLTDAEIKRIEDLFKAKEKEVMTV; this is encoded by the coding sequence ATGGCATCGGCAATGGCAGGGATTGCAGCATTGAAGGGTACCCACCAGGAGTTGAAGTCGAGGATGGAGAAGTCGGTGGAAGACTTTCGGGCGCATCTGGCCTCGGCACGTACCGGACGCGCCAATGTGCACATGCTCGACCAGGTAAAGGTGGACTACTACGGCACGGAGACTCCCGTGGCGCAGCTTGGCCAGGTGTCGACGCCGGAGCCGACAATGATCCTTGTGCAGCCCTATGACAAGGCGATGGTTTCGGCAATTGAGAAGGCGATCCGTACCTCCGGCACGGGGCTCAACCCCATGTCCGACGGTACGGTGGTGCGTGTGCCTGTGCCTCCGATGACAGAGGAGAGGCGCAAAGAGGTGGTCAAGCAGCTGCAGAAGACACTCGAAGATCATAAGACGGCGATCCGCAATATTCGCCGCGATGGCAACGATCAGATCAAGAAGGCCGCGAAGGACAAGCTGATCTCTGCCGATGATGAGAAGCGCGCCAGCGAAGAGGTGCAGCAGCTGACCGATGCCGAGATCAAGCGCATCGAGGATCTTTTCAAAGCCAAGGAAAAGGAAGTCATGACCGTCTGA
- a CDS encoding M20/M25/M40 family metallo-hydrolase, with translation MKRFAAVVASTALLATQVCFAQMGAPGERPVALPAAPGPLAAKYKTDADKIIQAALADDDGYAALAYLTDHIGKRLSGTPQLNTAVEWGAALMKKAGLENVHVQPVNVPHWVRGAESATITYKGEAGTIVKPLHMLGLGMSVGTPKGGITAPVVFVHTFEELDKLPDAEVKGKVVVFNPGWHGYGVGSMYRTGGPSRAAARGAAAVLVRSATGLALQTPHTGTLRYDEKQPKVPSAAISVEDALLIERLTKEGPVTVHLEMAAHMELDVKAGNVIGEIVGSEHPEQVVVLGGHIDSWDVGQGAQDDGSGIMATFEAVSLIHKLGLKPKRTIRVVFWVNEENGGAGGRAYREWIGDKIGDQVAAIEMDGGAEKPLGIGYGGFGGPRRPQPPTPGAAPAARPSFDPSSLSPEEQKSFATLQDIVSLLGAIGTDTVSPGGGGSDIGPITADGVPSLSPRTVGEHYFDWHHTEADTLDKVDPDSFRKNTAMLSVVAYVLADMDGKLAGRKSTFRE, from the coding sequence ATGAAGCGTTTTGCTGCTGTTGTTGCATCGACCGCCTTGCTTGCGACGCAGGTGTGTTTTGCTCAGATGGGTGCTCCCGGTGAGCGTCCGGTCGCGCTGCCTGCCGCTCCCGGCCCATTGGCTGCGAAGTATAAGACGGACGCCGACAAGATTATTCAGGCTGCGTTGGCCGATGACGATGGCTATGCCGCGCTGGCGTACCTGACCGACCACATCGGCAAACGTCTCAGCGGCACTCCGCAGTTGAATACGGCTGTTGAGTGGGGTGCCGCGCTGATGAAGAAGGCCGGTCTTGAGAATGTCCACGTGCAGCCGGTCAATGTGCCGCACTGGGTGCGTGGCGCGGAGTCCGCGACGATCACCTACAAGGGAGAGGCAGGCACGATTGTGAAGCCGCTGCACATGCTTGGCCTGGGCATGAGTGTCGGTACGCCGAAGGGAGGTATCACGGCACCCGTGGTTTTCGTGCATACCTTTGAGGAACTGGACAAGCTGCCCGACGCCGAGGTGAAGGGGAAGGTTGTCGTCTTCAACCCCGGATGGCATGGCTACGGTGTGGGGTCGATGTATCGTACGGGAGGTCCGTCGCGCGCTGCAGCACGGGGAGCGGCAGCGGTGCTTGTGCGTTCCGCGACCGGTTTGGCGTTGCAGACGCCGCATACCGGCACGCTGCGTTATGACGAGAAACAGCCGAAGGTGCCCTCTGCGGCGATCAGTGTTGAGGATGCATTGTTGATTGAGCGGCTTACCAAAGAAGGTCCGGTCACGGTGCATCTTGAAATGGCCGCGCATATGGAGCTTGACGTGAAGGCCGGCAATGTCATTGGAGAGATCGTCGGCTCGGAGCATCCGGAGCAGGTGGTTGTGCTCGGCGGACACATCGATTCGTGGGATGTCGGCCAGGGAGCACAGGACGACGGCTCGGGTATTATGGCGACCTTCGAAGCTGTCTCGCTGATTCATAAGCTGGGACTGAAGCCGAAGCGCACCATCCGCGTCGTCTTCTGGGTGAATGAAGAGAATGGCGGAGCTGGCGGCCGCGCTTATCGTGAGTGGATCGGCGACAAGATCGGTGATCAGGTAGCTGCGATTGAGATGGACGGTGGAGCAGAGAAGCCGCTGGGTATCGGCTATGGTGGTTTTGGCGGCCCACGGCGGCCACAGCCTCCCACTCCGGGAGCTGCACCTGCTGCGCGTCCAAGCTTCGACCCGAGTTCGCTCTCGCCTGAGGAGCAGAAGTCGTTCGCCACGCTGCAGGACATCGTCTCACTGTTGGGAGCGATTGGTACCGATACGGTCTCGCCGGGTGGCGGCGGCTCGGACATCGGGCCGATTACGGCGGACGGAGTTCCATCGCTCAGCCCACGCACGGTTGGGGAACACTACTTTGACTGGCACCATACTGAGGCCGATACGCTCGACAAGGTGGACCCGGATTCGTTCAGGAAGAATACGGCGATGCTTTCTGTCGTCGCGTACGTGCTCGCCGATATGGATGGCAAGCTGGCTGGGCGAAAGTCTACCTTCCGCGAGTAG
- a CDS encoding YybH family protein, with translation MLRGAAVFLRPVLPLLAAALLTVPAWSQQQQLTTVPQQQLDVVKVLLAQEAAWNRGDIEAFAESYKDSPDTLFIAGTVNRGFAGIAEGYKRDYPTKATMGTLGFSELEVRPLDDRFAVVIGKYHLERGKKDGGPASGIFSLILEKTDKGWKIIVDHTTG, from the coding sequence ATGCTCCGAGGTGCTGCTGTGTTCCTTCGTCCCGTTCTGCCTCTTCTTGCTGCCGCGTTGCTGACCGTTCCTGCATGGAGCCAGCAGCAACAGCTTACGACCGTACCGCAGCAGCAGCTTGACGTTGTCAAAGTGTTGCTGGCACAGGAAGCTGCATGGAACCGCGGCGATATTGAGGCGTTTGCTGAGAGCTATAAGGACTCGCCGGATACCCTATTCATCGCGGGAACGGTAAACCGGGGGTTTGCCGGAATAGCCGAAGGATACAAACGCGACTATCCCACAAAAGCCACGATGGGTACACTCGGTTTTTCAGAGCTGGAGGTACGACCGCTGGACGACCGCTTCGCCGTTGTCATCGGCAAGTATCACCTGGAGCGCGGCAAGAAGGACGGCGGCCCAGCTTCGGGCATCTTTTCGCTGATACTGGAAAAGACCGACAAAGGCTGGAAGATTATCGTCGATCACACAACCGGTTAA
- a CDS encoding MBL fold metallo-hydrolase, producing MITTRRRFLATGAATAFASFAPRTFFGQETSLPEMLIQGRAQAATAKITTQKLRDNLNVLMGSGGNIAVLSGPQGKLLVDAGVSTSQPQITAALSAISADPVQHLINTHWHWDHTDGNPWLHRAGATIIAHRRTRERLSTPQTIQLFNAVFPPVPEDGRPTMVFTDADDLKLNGVAIALSHYDPAHTDTDISVYFGDLDVLHVGDTWFSGAYPFFDASTGGHIDGMIRATKKSLEIGTTSTIVIPGHGPVGKKTDLDATLEMLTTLRGKIADIKKQGKTVEEAVALKPTTAFDAKYGNGFVKPEMFVRLVYQGV from the coding sequence ATGATCACAACACGTCGCCGTTTTCTTGCAACGGGAGCTGCTACAGCATTTGCATCCTTCGCACCACGAACCTTCTTTGGCCAGGAAACGAGCCTTCCGGAGATGCTGATCCAGGGGCGTGCCCAGGCTGCCACTGCGAAGATCACGACTCAAAAGCTGCGTGACAATCTGAATGTATTGATGGGCTCAGGCGGGAATATCGCCGTGCTTTCCGGGCCGCAGGGCAAGCTACTGGTGGATGCGGGTGTCTCGACGTCGCAACCGCAGATCACAGCGGCCCTCAGTGCCATCAGCGCCGATCCGGTGCAGCACCTGATCAACACACATTGGCATTGGGATCACACTGACGGCAATCCGTGGCTTCATCGCGCAGGAGCAACGATTATTGCGCATCGCAGAACACGCGAACGCCTGAGCACGCCGCAGACGATACAGCTCTTCAATGCCGTCTTTCCTCCGGTCCCGGAGGATGGGCGCCCAACGATGGTGTTTACAGACGCAGACGATCTAAAGCTGAATGGCGTGGCTATAGCCCTGAGCCACTACGATCCTGCGCATACAGATACAGATATCTCGGTCTATTTTGGCGACCTTGATGTGCTGCATGTCGGCGATACATGGTTCAGCGGGGCCTATCCGTTCTTTGACGCGTCGACGGGAGGACATATCGACGGCATGATCCGCGCCACAAAGAAGAGCCTGGAGATTGGCACCACCTCGACGATTGTTATTCCCGGTCACGGTCCAGTCGGCAAAAAGACCGACCTCGACGCGACGCTGGAGATGTTGACCACGCTTCGCGGCAAAATCGCTGACATTAAGAAGCAAGGCAAGACAGTAGAAGAGGCCGTTGCGCTGAAGCCGACCACCGCCTTCGACGCGAAATATGGAAACGGCTTTGTGAAGCCCGAGATGTTTGTGCGTCTTGTGTATCAGGGCGTTTAA
- the amaB gene encoding L-piperidine-6-carboxylate dehydrogenase, giving the protein MTIRAEVEKLLGRLGVPAESYTGGSLAVRSPINGEIIANVRTTNDVDKIIAEAHTAFLAWREIPAPRRGELIRLLGEELRAEREALGTLVTLEAGKIVSEGLGEVQEMIDICTFAAGLSRQLAGQTIPSERPRHRMMETWHPLGVTGVISAFNFPVAVWSWNAALALVCGNSIVWKPSEKTPLTALATQAIFERAAAKFGNVPAGLASLLIGDAVVGKTLVDSPLVPLVSATGSTAMGRAVGPRLAQRFARQILELGGNNAAIICPSADLALALRGVAFAAMGTAGQRCTTLRRLIVHDSVYDSFLSQLRKVYASVSIGDPRTAGTLVGPLIDQQAFDAMQSALTNARSSGAKVDGGERVNVAGCSDGFYVRPALVEMTQQNDTVRHETFAPILYILRYKNFDDAIALHNDVPQGLSSAIFTMDMREAERFLSVAGSDCGIANVNIGTSGAEIGGAFGGEKETGGGRESGSDAWKQYMRRATNTINYGTDLPLAQGVVFDID; this is encoded by the coding sequence ATGACGATACGTGCTGAAGTTGAAAAGCTACTGGGCCGCCTGGGAGTTCCCGCAGAGTCTTACACCGGAGGCAGCCTTGCGGTGCGCTCCCCCATCAACGGCGAAATAATCGCCAATGTGCGCACGACCAACGATGTCGACAAGATAATCGCCGAGGCGCACACGGCCTTTCTTGCATGGCGTGAGATTCCCGCGCCACGACGCGGTGAGCTGATTCGCCTGCTCGGAGAAGAGCTTCGTGCCGAGCGCGAGGCCTTGGGGACTCTGGTTACGCTCGAAGCAGGCAAGATCGTCTCCGAGGGATTAGGCGAGGTGCAGGAGATGATCGACATCTGCACCTTTGCGGCTGGCCTGTCGCGCCAGCTTGCCGGGCAAACCATTCCGTCAGAGCGTCCCCGGCACCGCATGATGGAGACGTGGCATCCACTCGGCGTCACCGGCGTCATCTCGGCCTTCAACTTTCCTGTCGCCGTATGGAGCTGGAACGCGGCACTCGCACTCGTCTGCGGAAACTCCATCGTGTGGAAGCCATCAGAAAAAACGCCGCTCACAGCATTGGCCACGCAGGCGATCTTCGAGCGAGCAGCAGCGAAATTCGGCAATGTTCCGGCCGGCCTGGCGTCATTGCTGATCGGCGATGCCGTCGTAGGCAAGACTTTGGTTGATTCTCCATTGGTGCCTCTTGTCTCGGCTACGGGATCGACAGCGATGGGACGCGCTGTCGGGCCTCGTCTGGCACAGCGCTTCGCACGCCAGATCCTGGAGCTTGGGGGCAACAACGCAGCGATTATCTGCCCCTCGGCCGATCTCGCACTTGCGCTCCGTGGAGTCGCTTTTGCAGCGATGGGAACGGCCGGCCAGCGCTGCACAACGCTGCGGCGGCTGATCGTGCATGATTCGGTCTACGATTCGTTCCTGTCACAACTGCGCAAGGTGTATGCGTCGGTCAGTATCGGCGACCCACGCACGGCAGGCACGTTGGTTGGCCCGCTCATCGATCAGCAGGCATTTGATGCAATGCAGTCTGCACTCACCAACGCGCGCTCCTCCGGTGCCAAAGTAGATGGTGGCGAACGTGTTAATGTAGCAGGCTGCTCGGACGGCTTCTACGTACGGCCCGCACTTGTCGAAATGACACAGCAGAACGACACGGTGCGCCATGAGACTTTTGCGCCGATTCTCTACATCCTGCGCTACAAGAACTTCGACGACGCCATCGCGCTGCATAACGATGTGCCGCAGGGGCTGTCGTCGGCCATCTTCACGATGGACATGCGTGAGGCCGAGCGGTTTCTCTCGGTTGCTGGATCGGACTGCGGCATTGCCAACGTCAACATCGGCACCTCAGGCGCCGAGATCGGCGGAGCCTTCGGCGGCGAGAAGGAGACAGGCGGCGGACGCGAGTCCGGCTCGGATGCCTGGAAGCAGTACATGCGCCGCGCCACCAACACCATCAACTACGGCACAGACCTCCCGCTGGCGCAAGGCGTCGTCTTCGATATCGACTAA
- a CDS encoding TonB-dependent receptor, with the protein MKYLPRYIYLFLLVLVSAMTPYLGAQTFRGGIAGTVQDASGAAVPGARVLLTGTDTGFKREMATTSSGDYTFQDIPLGNYSIEVSSQGFATRRVEKIVVGAGQVYALDIKLSVASATEQVDVSADAVAVDTLSTTNTAIVPGQAVANIPLNGRDFTQLIKITPGYNGAGSVNGARTNQNNWQIDGVDNNDIFHNSVGANQGGVSGVAGVTLPIEAIDQFSVQSQGNAEVGRNGGGLINMVVKSGTNKFHGSAYYFFRNEYFAAKSDFLAPSARKPKIRNNQWGGSLGGPVIHDKLFFFLNYEHQKYIIGAQSAATEPTVDWVAKATTLLNNHNVPVSQTSLNLLTALWPQGNKPGPATVNNFTDSRPQTGYSDNAVGKIDWNINSRQTLSARAFIGSGRQLGNAGVNIWEYYQLAPTHVHNYAVTHNWAISNQLSNQALVGINYFGQTFNDNVHNQNIPALGLNTSVTNPALFGAPSISFPNANFDSIGVTPPLGRQDYTGHVTDTATYIIGKHQFRFGGEFRRNYMNLLYQRNVRGGFTFDGQSSKSLATGSSTPYYLDTSLESSPTDQSVRSLADFLAGYAATGTIVRGTLQRDVWVNQWDIFAQDQYQLLPSLTLNYGVRWDYSGPVYTTNGTLSNFNPNSTSGYSVVGADISTLYPRRYTNVSPRFGFSQKVTEKLVVRGTYGLFFDLPNLNGFFDNRPGNGASVGVQANDAGPNPVFTVSKNTPFVIATGVDPLPSSPTSGAIFGVSTVSPSFKNAYLQNFNLNTEYQLSRSTIVQLGYVGSVGRHLFNVRDINQAAPSASPNTSVNASTGAPCGSSTNCVTALQYSRPYFSKFPTFAAINQFESSAGSNYSSLQAMIRTSGFHGLTAQGSYTYGHGLDNVSGTRNLSPQDSRNLAGEYGNADFDTRHTFNGYIVYEIPTFGSFKPLTQGWEVNSFLTFFTGKPVTPKTSSNNSGTGEKQDRATQIANPNTSNRTFTRNSSGAGYVQWFSQAAYTLPAAGTFSPTPRGSVYGPGFGTVDASLVKNTTLYENVKLQLRAEMFNIFNRLNLAPVSGSFGSTNFGRATTTVGDNAGAPGLGSGEPFNVQFAAKIVF; encoded by the coding sequence ATGAAGTACCTTCCGAGGTATATCTATCTCTTCCTTTTGGTGCTGGTGTCTGCGATGACGCCGTACCTGGGAGCCCAGACTTTCCGCGGCGGTATCGCGGGAACAGTGCAGGATGCAAGCGGTGCAGCGGTTCCCGGAGCAAGGGTTTTGCTTACCGGTACAGATACCGGCTTCAAACGCGAGATGGCCACGACCAGCTCGGGCGATTACACCTTTCAGGATATTCCGCTGGGCAACTACTCGATTGAGGTTTCCTCACAAGGATTTGCAACTCGGCGAGTCGAAAAGATTGTTGTAGGCGCCGGTCAGGTCTATGCGCTCGACATCAAGCTCAGTGTTGCATCAGCAACCGAGCAGGTGGATGTGAGTGCCGACGCCGTCGCTGTGGATACGCTTTCGACAACGAATACCGCGATTGTTCCCGGACAGGCCGTGGCGAACATTCCGCTGAACGGACGCGATTTTACGCAGCTGATCAAGATCACTCCCGGCTATAACGGCGCTGGCTCCGTGAACGGGGCCCGTACAAACCAGAACAACTGGCAGATCGATGGCGTCGATAACAACGACATTTTCCATAACTCGGTGGGCGCGAACCAGGGCGGCGTCTCCGGTGTCGCCGGTGTGACTCTTCCAATTGAGGCGATCGATCAGTTCTCGGTTCAGTCGCAGGGAAATGCCGAGGTGGGACGCAATGGTGGCGGCCTGATCAACATGGTCGTCAAGAGCGGAACGAATAAGTTCCACGGCAGCGCCTACTATTTTTTCCGCAATGAGTACTTCGCTGCGAAGAGCGACTTCCTTGCTCCTTCGGCACGCAAGCCGAAGATCCGCAACAACCAGTGGGGCGGTTCGCTTGGCGGTCCGGTGATTCACGACAAGCTCTTCTTCTTCCTGAACTACGAGCATCAGAAGTACATCATCGGTGCGCAGTCGGCGGCGACGGAACCAACAGTTGACTGGGTTGCCAAGGCGACCACTCTGCTGAATAACCACAATGTCCCGGTCAGCCAAACCTCGCTGAATCTGTTGACGGCCTTGTGGCCGCAGGGCAACAAGCCAGGTCCTGCAACGGTGAACAACTTCACCGATTCGCGTCCGCAGACGGGATACAGCGACAATGCCGTTGGCAAGATCGACTGGAACATCAACTCGCGACAGACGCTTTCGGCGCGAGCCTTTATCGGTTCGGGGCGGCAGCTTGGCAATGCGGGCGTCAACATCTGGGAGTATTACCAGCTTGCTCCAACGCACGTACACAACTATGCCGTTACGCATAACTGGGCGATCTCTAATCAGCTGTCGAACCAGGCTCTGGTCGGTATCAATTACTTCGGGCAGACCTTCAACGACAACGTCCACAATCAGAACATCCCAGCGCTTGGTTTGAATACCAGCGTTACCAATCCTGCGCTCTTCGGCGCTCCGTCCATCAGCTTTCCGAATGCCAACTTCGATTCGATCGGCGTAACGCCTCCGCTTGGCCGTCAGGACTACACCGGCCATGTCACCGATACGGCGACCTACATCATTGGCAAGCACCAGTTCCGTTTTGGCGGTGAGTTCCGCAGAAACTATATGAATCTGCTCTACCAGCGCAACGTCCGTGGCGGCTTTACCTTCGATGGCCAGTCGTCGAAGTCGCTGGCAACTGGCTCGAGCACACCGTATTACCTGGACACATCGTTGGAATCGAGTCCGACGGATCAGTCCGTTCGTTCTCTGGCGGATTTCCTTGCAGGCTATGCAGCGACCGGCACGATCGTCCGTGGTACGCTGCAGCGCGATGTGTGGGTCAACCAGTGGGATATCTTCGCGCAGGACCAATACCAGCTTCTGCCGTCACTCACGTTGAACTACGGTGTTCGCTGGGACTACTCCGGTCCTGTTTACACAACGAACGGAACGCTCTCGAACTTCAATCCGAACTCCACGAGCGGATACTCGGTCGTCGGGGCGGACATCTCCACTCTTTATCCACGCCGTTATACCAACGTTTCGCCACGTTTCGGCTTCAGTCAGAAGGTCACAGAAAAGCTGGTTGTTCGTGGAACGTATGGGCTGTTCTTCGATCTGCCGAACCTGAACGGCTTCTTTGACAACCGTCCTGGCAATGGAGCATCTGTCGGTGTTCAAGCCAACGATGCAGGTCCGAATCCTGTCTTTACGGTTTCGAAAAACACTCCATTTGTGATCGCCACTGGCGTCGATCCTTTACCGTCGTCGCCGACGTCAGGTGCAATCTTCGGTGTTTCGACGGTTTCGCCGAGCTTCAAGAATGCTTACCTGCAAAACTTCAACCTCAACACGGAGTATCAGTTAAGCCGCAGCACCATCGTGCAGCTCGGCTATGTCGGTTCAGTTGGCCGCCATCTGTTCAATGTGCGCGATATCAACCAGGCTGCGCCGTCAGCTTCTCCCAACACATCCGTCAACGCCAGCACTGGTGCACCGTGCGGCTCGTCGACGAACTGCGTTACGGCGTTGCAATACTCGCGGCCCTACTTCAGCAAGTTTCCCACCTTTGCTGCGATCAATCAGTTTGAGTCCAGCGCAGGGTCCAACTATAGCTCGCTGCAAGCAATGATTCGCACCAGCGGTTTCCACGGCCTTACGGCACAGGGTTCTTACACCTATGGCCACGGACTGGATAACGTGTCGGGAACCCGTAACCTCTCGCCGCAGGATTCACGCAATCTTGCCGGTGAATATGGAAATGCGGATTTTGATACGCGGCATACCTTCAACGGTTATATCGTCTATGAGATCCCAACCTTCGGCAGCTTCAAGCCGCTAACGCAGGGCTGGGAGGTGAATAGCTTCCTCACCTTCTTCACGGGCAAACCTGTTACGCCGAAGACCAGCAGCAACAATAGTGGTACGGGAGAGAAACAGGATCGTGCGACGCAGATTGCAAATCCGAATACCAGCAATCGCACCTTCACGCGCAACTCCTCCGGTGCCGGTTATGTTCAGTGGTTTTCACAGGCCGCCTATACGCTGCCTGCAGCCGGTACTTTTAGTCCGACTCCGCGTGGCTCGGTCTACGGACCTGGCTTCGGGACGGTGGATGCTTCGCTGGTGAAGAATACGACGCTTTACGAGAACGTCAAGCTTCAACTTCGCGCGGAGATGTTCAACATCTTCAACCGGTTGAACCTTGCTCCCGTAAGCGGCAGCTTCGGCTCGACGAACTTTGGCCGTGCCACTACAACCGTTGGTGATAACGCTGGCGCTCCTGGACTTGGTTCAGGCGAGCCGTTCAATGTACAGTTTGCGGCGAAGATCGTTTTCTAA